A genomic segment from Labilithrix sp. encodes:
- a CDS encoding TerB family tellurite resistance protein, which yields MHDGEYAIVRALVPVAWADGEFAQKEREMLDGLLEAYGATESEREQLREYAKEKRTLDDIDLQELSAGDRRVLLQIAVLLSFADGHQHADEIKIVNDLATKLRIPADEAKAVIAAAEERAKKNLSMLV from the coding sequence ATGCACGACGGAGAATACGCGATCGTTCGAGCGCTCGTTCCGGTGGCCTGGGCGGACGGTGAGTTCGCGCAGAAAGAGCGCGAGATGCTCGACGGGCTCCTCGAGGCCTACGGCGCCACCGAGTCGGAGCGCGAGCAGCTCCGCGAATACGCGAAGGAGAAGCGGACGCTCGACGACATCGATCTGCAGGAGCTCTCCGCCGGCGATCGCCGCGTCCTCCTCCAGATCGCGGTCCTCCTCTCCTTCGCCGACGGCCACCAGCACGCCGACGAGATCAAAATCGTCAATGATCTCGCCACCAAGCTCCGCATCCCCGCCGACGAAGCGAAGGCGGTCATCGCTGCGGCGGAAGAGCGCGCCAAAAAGAACCTCTCGATGCTCGTCTAG
- a CDS encoding response regulator, with translation MRVLIIEDSDSIVRMIQALMSGRGHEVKSAGSGARGIEEALAWKPHAILLDINLPGAFDGIQVCEKLRADATLKDTPVIIISAMNDEEVKRKAFTVGATAFYDKPFSPLALLKEVESLQRRSVPSF, from the coding sequence ATGCGCGTTCTCATCATCGAAGACTCCGACTCGATCGTCCGGATGATCCAGGCGCTGATGAGCGGCCGCGGTCACGAGGTGAAGAGCGCCGGCTCGGGCGCGCGCGGCATCGAGGAGGCGCTCGCGTGGAAGCCGCACGCCATCCTCCTCGACATCAACCTCCCCGGCGCCTTCGACGGCATCCAGGTCTGCGAGAAGCTCCGCGCCGACGCGACGCTGAAGGACACCCCCGTCATCATCATCAGCGCGATGAACGACGAGGAGGTGAAGCGGAAGGCCTTCACCGTCGGCGCGACCGCCTTCTACGACAAGCCGTTCAGCCCGCTCGCCCTCCTGAAAGAGGTCGAGTCGCTGCAGAGGCGTTCCGTTCCGAGCTTCTGA
- a CDS encoding sensor histidine kinase, translating to MSKGRLTRNELSWLLTQEAQNAAERLRVGVTFLRTQAPPPPSAAEDPAHGVETSLDALDDVMKMLSNLNQRAPAGAAGQAAPQGRRGRIDLAALLMEAAPDARVSIEPGSGTEVYGDEADIRRMLQVLVGHGHGDGTQVNIRRDGDEVKVSVTLGPDLSPTAETERAWLSRVIIRYGGRHELEGGNEVLVFPAESASDRNESAALRKELDEARKQGEVYARELAAVFDKGEEVTAFSSMPPAPGGSAIERFEAMTKLCSGIASELRSVLGPAGRELGSMRRHEITDEQLDTLRRRVSHAQEIVATLGGVGELRTDELETEIDLGEAARAAARALGGLAEKAGARVNVTVKPEGGHVTVRRGARAIEVILRELVAHALEASPRGAVVEVAVTASENGSGVRLVVDDAGSPLPASGRRGFMTLETHAGTYGRPSALPVFLAAELAACQRASLELSDPPATRGDGSGLRVAVTFADG from the coding sequence TTGTCCAAGGGCCGACTGACTCGGAACGAGCTCTCCTGGCTGCTGACCCAGGAGGCGCAGAACGCGGCCGAGCGCCTCCGCGTCGGCGTCACGTTCCTGCGCACGCAGGCGCCGCCGCCGCCGAGCGCGGCGGAGGACCCCGCGCACGGGGTCGAGACGTCGCTCGACGCGCTCGACGACGTGATGAAGATGCTCTCGAACCTGAACCAGCGGGCGCCGGCAGGCGCCGCGGGTCAGGCGGCGCCGCAGGGACGGCGCGGGCGCATCGACCTCGCCGCGCTGTTGATGGAGGCCGCGCCCGACGCGCGCGTCTCGATCGAGCCGGGCAGCGGCACCGAGGTCTACGGCGACGAGGCCGACATCCGTCGCATGCTCCAGGTCCTCGTCGGCCACGGCCACGGTGACGGCACGCAGGTCAACATCCGTCGCGACGGCGACGAGGTGAAGGTCTCCGTCACGCTCGGCCCCGATCTCTCGCCGACCGCGGAGACGGAGCGCGCGTGGCTCTCGCGCGTCATCATCCGCTACGGCGGCCGCCACGAGCTCGAAGGCGGCAACGAGGTCCTCGTGTTCCCCGCCGAGAGCGCGAGCGACCGCAACGAGAGCGCCGCGCTCCGCAAGGAGCTCGACGAGGCGCGCAAGCAGGGCGAGGTCTACGCGCGCGAGCTCGCCGCCGTCTTCGACAAAGGCGAAGAGGTCACCGCGTTCTCGAGCATGCCGCCCGCGCCCGGCGGCTCCGCGATCGAGCGCTTCGAGGCGATGACGAAGCTCTGCTCGGGCATCGCGTCCGAGCTCCGCTCCGTCCTCGGCCCCGCCGGCCGCGAGCTCGGCTCGATGCGGCGCCACGAGATCACGGACGAGCAGCTCGACACGCTCCGCCGCCGCGTCTCGCACGCGCAGGAGATCGTCGCCACGCTCGGCGGCGTCGGCGAGCTCCGCACCGACGAGCTCGAGACGGAGATCGATCTCGGCGAGGCGGCCCGGGCCGCGGCGCGCGCGCTCGGCGGCCTCGCGGAGAAGGCCGGCGCGCGCGTCAACGTCACGGTGAAGCCCGAGGGCGGCCACGTCACGGTCCGCCGCGGCGCGCGCGCGATCGAGGTGATCCTGCGCGAGCTCGTCGCCCACGCGCTCGAGGCGTCGCCGCGCGGCGCGGTCGTCGAGGTCGCCGTCACCGCCTCCGAGAACGGCTCCGGCGTGCGGCTCGTGGTCGACGACGCGGGCTCGCCGCTCCCGGCCTCCGGGCGCCGCGGCTTCATGACGCTCGAGACGCACGCGGGCACGTATGGGCGTCCGTCGGCGCTGCCGGTCTTCCTCGCGGCGGAGCTCGCGGCGTGCCAGCGCGCGTCGCTCGAGCTCAGCGATCCGCCGGCGACGCGCGGCGACGGCTCGGGGCTCCGCGTTGCGGTAACGTTCGCAGACGGCTGA
- the hisF gene encoding imidazole glycerol phosphate synthase subunit HisF has product MLTKRIIPCLDVKDGRVVKGVQFVDLVDKGDPAEHARRYDEEGADEITLLDITATHEGRRAMLDVVARTADATFTPLTVGGGVTDEAGVEALLEAGADKVSLNSAAVRDPGLVERCAKRWGTQAIVVAVDVKRAETPRSWDVYVRGGRTKTDLSATDWVKRVIDLGAGEILLTSMDRDGTLAGYDLELLRAIRGLASAPVIASGGAGTLDHLAEAALEGASGILAASIFHDGTFTIGQAKAHLAARGLPMRIDAREAAS; this is encoded by the coding sequence ATGCTCACGAAGCGGATCATCCCCTGCCTCGACGTTAAAGACGGGCGCGTCGTCAAAGGCGTGCAGTTCGTCGATCTCGTCGACAAAGGGGACCCCGCCGAGCACGCGCGCCGCTACGACGAGGAGGGCGCGGACGAGATCACGCTCCTCGACATCACCGCCACGCACGAGGGCCGGCGCGCGATGCTCGACGTCGTCGCCCGCACCGCCGACGCGACGTTCACCCCCCTCACCGTCGGCGGCGGCGTCACCGACGAGGCCGGGGTGGAGGCGCTCCTCGAGGCCGGCGCCGACAAAGTGAGCCTCAACTCGGCGGCGGTGCGCGATCCGGGCCTCGTCGAGCGCTGCGCCAAGCGCTGGGGAACGCAGGCGATCGTCGTCGCGGTCGACGTGAAGCGCGCGGAGACGCCGCGAAGTTGGGACGTCTACGTCCGGGGTGGTAGGACGAAGACGGATCTTTCGGCGACGGACTGGGTCAAGCGTGTCATCGATCTCGGCGCCGGAGAGATCCTCCTCACCAGCATGGACCGCGACGGAACGCTTGCCGGCTACGATCTCGAGCTCCTCCGGGCCATCCGCGGGCTCGCCTCGGCGCCGGTGATCGCGTCCGGCGGCGCGGGCACGCTCGACCACCTCGCCGAGGCCGCGCTCGAAGGAGCGAGCGGCATCCTCGCGGCGTCGATCTTCCACGACGGCACGTTCACGATCGGCCAGGCGAAGGCCCACCTCGCCGCGCGCGGGCTGCCGATGCGCATCGACGCGCGAGAGGCCGCTTCGTGA
- the recN gene encoding DNA repair protein RecN, with protein MLLSLTIDNVVLIDHQVLELGPGFNVLTGETGAGKSMVVDALALVLGGRARPEIVRAGVREAEVAALFQIEPGSRVSAKLEAAGVPFDGELVVRRVVQAEGRSRAFLNGKVATAAQLAELAPDLCDIASQHESVSLTDPGTHLEYLDAYGRLEILRDGLSEKVAELAAIVREIERVREAERDRAEREDFLAFQLREIEELSPAAGEEADLESERARLRHAEKLTNATQGAADRLYEGEEAVCDQLARVSTELDAAAAIDPSLTPLARSVDAARSELGDVARALARYAAGIEANPERLAEIDDRWFRLQKLLRKHGPTTVELVAHRDDLKRQVAELAGADKLLAELEAKREACLAAVASEARTLSRKRRDAAAKLADAIGRELAGLGMGRARVVVDVSPVPAPGASELPPVDGARLTSSGIDRVEFLIAPNKGEDPRPLRRIASGGELSRALLALKRVLAEKGPAGLYVFDEVDAGVSGAIAEVIGRAIADVARHRQVLCITHLPQIAALADEQYVVDKTEAKGRTTSSVRKLKDADRVAEIARMIGGVRVGEAARRAAQELLGARK; from the coding sequence ATGCTCCTCTCCCTCACGATCGACAACGTCGTCCTCATCGATCATCAGGTCCTCGAGCTCGGACCCGGGTTCAACGTGCTCACCGGCGAGACGGGGGCGGGCAAGTCGATGGTCGTCGACGCGCTCGCGCTCGTGCTCGGCGGCCGCGCGCGCCCGGAGATCGTCCGCGCCGGCGTGCGCGAAGCGGAGGTCGCCGCGCTCTTCCAGATCGAGCCCGGCTCGCGCGTGTCGGCGAAGCTCGAAGCGGCGGGGGTGCCCTTCGACGGCGAGCTCGTCGTGCGACGCGTCGTGCAAGCGGAGGGGCGGAGCCGCGCGTTCCTCAACGGCAAGGTCGCGACCGCGGCGCAGCTCGCGGAGCTCGCGCCGGACCTCTGCGATATCGCCTCGCAGCACGAGAGCGTGAGCCTCACCGATCCGGGCACGCACCTCGAGTACCTCGACGCGTACGGCCGCCTCGAGATTCTGCGGGACGGGCTGAGCGAGAAGGTCGCGGAGCTCGCCGCGATCGTGCGGGAGATCGAGCGCGTGCGCGAGGCGGAGCGCGATCGCGCCGAGCGCGAGGACTTCCTCGCCTTCCAGCTCCGCGAGATCGAGGAGCTGAGCCCCGCCGCGGGCGAAGAAGCGGACCTCGAGAGCGAGCGCGCGCGTCTTCGTCACGCCGAGAAGCTGACGAACGCGACGCAGGGCGCGGCCGATCGTCTCTACGAAGGAGAAGAGGCGGTGTGCGATCAGCTCGCGCGGGTGTCGACGGAGCTCGACGCGGCGGCGGCGATCGATCCGAGCCTCACGCCGCTCGCGCGCTCGGTCGATGCGGCGCGGAGCGAGCTCGGCGACGTCGCCCGCGCGCTCGCGCGTTACGCGGCCGGCATCGAGGCGAACCCGGAGCGGCTCGCGGAGATCGACGATCGCTGGTTCCGCCTGCAGAAGCTGCTCCGCAAGCACGGCCCCACGACCGTGGAGCTCGTCGCGCACCGCGACGACCTGAAGCGGCAGGTCGCCGAGCTCGCGGGCGCGGACAAGCTGCTCGCCGAGCTCGAGGCGAAGCGCGAGGCCTGTCTCGCCGCCGTCGCGTCGGAGGCGCGCACGCTCTCGCGCAAGCGGCGTGACGCGGCGGCGAAGCTCGCGGACGCGATCGGCCGTGAGCTCGCGGGCCTCGGCATGGGCCGCGCGCGCGTCGTCGTCGACGTGTCGCCGGTGCCGGCGCCGGGCGCGAGCGAGCTCCCTCCCGTCGACGGCGCGCGCCTCACGTCGAGCGGCATCGATCGCGTCGAGTTCCTCATCGCGCCGAACAAGGGCGAGGACCCGCGGCCGCTCCGTCGCATCGCCTCCGGCGGCGAGCTCTCGCGCGCGCTCCTCGCGCTGAAGCGGGTGCTCGCGGAGAAGGGACCGGCGGGGCTCTACGTCTTCGACGAGGTCGACGCGGGCGTGTCGGGCGCGATCGCGGAGGTCATCGGCCGCGCGATCGCGGACGTCGCGCGTCACCGCCAGGTCCTCTGCATCACCCACCTCCCGCAGATCGCGGCGCTCGCGGACGAGCAATACGTCGTCGACAAAACGGAGGCGAAGGGCCGCACGACGAGCAGCGTGCGCAAGCTGAAGGACGCCGAC
- a CDS encoding Fic family protein gives MAAKASPKTAKKAEAPRPKRSAPPAVKVAPPPKPLTTEERVAKLEERLLAAGPEFQKSYRDGLDMSWIYHDSALEGSVYTGQELRAAIDPEAALATDSSIQPIAEEIRRHREALDFIRDYATKKKLPINVDIVKKIYLILHPEEGDIKTVKYRKDIPQHRLYFHEYAPPDKIAHKVRQILEWTVDPETRRTRSPVRIAARAHYDLLRIFPFATDSGKVARLLMNLILLRHGYPPAIVHSTERQRYYEALKGSSATMTQIVQESIENNLGSVEKLLEIHESKGYTIRV, from the coding sequence ATGGCCGCGAAAGCTTCACCGAAAACCGCCAAGAAGGCGGAGGCACCTCGCCCCAAGCGGTCCGCCCCTCCGGCGGTCAAGGTCGCGCCGCCGCCGAAGCCGCTCACCACCGAGGAGCGGGTCGCCAAGCTGGAGGAGCGCCTCCTCGCCGCGGGGCCCGAGTTCCAGAAGAGCTACCGCGACGGGCTCGACATGTCGTGGATCTACCATGACAGCGCGCTCGAAGGCTCCGTCTACACCGGCCAGGAGCTCCGCGCCGCGATCGATCCCGAGGCCGCGCTCGCGACCGACTCGAGCATCCAGCCGATCGCCGAGGAGATCCGCCGGCACCGCGAGGCCCTCGACTTCATCCGCGACTACGCGACGAAGAAGAAGCTGCCGATCAACGTCGACATCGTGAAGAAGATCTACCTCATCCTCCATCCGGAGGAGGGGGACATCAAGACGGTGAAGTACCGGAAGGACATCCCGCAGCACCGCCTCTACTTCCACGAGTACGCCCCGCCCGACAAGATCGCGCACAAGGTCCGGCAGATCCTCGAGTGGACGGTCGACCCCGAGACGCGCCGCACGCGGAGCCCCGTCCGCATCGCCGCGCGCGCGCACTACGATCTCCTGCGCATCTTCCCCTTCGCCACCGACAGCGGGAAGGTCGCGCGCCTCCTCATGAACCTCATCCTCCTTCGCCACGGCTATCCGCCGGCGATCGTCCACTCCACCGAGCGCCAGCGCTACTACGAGGCGCTCAAAGGCTCGAGCGCGACGATGACGCAGATCGTCCAGGAGTCGATCGAGAACAACCTCGGCTCGGTGGAGAAGCTCCTCGAGATCCACGAGAGCAAGGGCTACACGATCCGCGTGTGA